A genomic segment from Nitrososphaera sp. encodes:
- a CDS encoding phosphoribosyltransferase family protein, producing MRFRDRGEAGDVLADRLQKAGLDSQNTVVIGIPRGGIILADIVAGRLGAAFDIVIPRKLSAPGSEELAIGAVMADGTSYVNDYVVDALKISAEYIESEKAKQAAEISRRMALYRRKELGYDISGRDVVLVDDGAATGSTMTAAARWIAKQSPKSLTVAVPVAPKATVEMLALEADSVIVAATPRDFSSVGQFYDEFDQITDEQVIQIAKSRKLV from the coding sequence GTGAGGTTCCGCGACCGGGGCGAGGCAGGAGACGTTCTGGCGGACAGGCTGCAAAAGGCGGGCCTCGATTCCCAGAATACAGTCGTGATAGGGATCCCGCGTGGAGGGATTATCCTTGCAGACATTGTCGCAGGCCGGCTCGGAGCGGCGTTTGATATTGTAATTCCCCGAAAGCTATCCGCCCCGGGCAGCGAGGAGCTTGCAATCGGCGCGGTAATGGCTGACGGAACCTCGTATGTTAACGACTATGTCGTGGACGCACTAAAGATATCGGCCGAGTACATCGAGTCAGAAAAGGCCAAACAGGCCGCCGAGATATCCAGAAGAATGGCCCTTTACAGAAGGAAGGAGCTTGGTTATGATATTAGCGGACGAGACGTTGTGCTGGTCGATGACGGTGCGGCAACCGGCTCGACAATGACTGCAGCGGCACGCTGGATAGCAAAACAGTCTCCAAAGAGCCTCACCGTTGCTGTCCCCGTTGCCCCCAAGGCCACCGTGGAAATGCTCGCGCTTGAAGCCGATTCTGTCATAGTCGCGGCGACGCCCAGGGATTTTTCTTCTGTCGGCCAGTTCTATGACGAGTTTGACCAGATCACAGACGAGCAGGTTATTCAGATAGCCAAGTCTCGAAAGTTGGTCTAG
- a CDS encoding adenosylhomocysteinase, with product MTDYRVKDIGLANAGKSRIDWAEAHMPVMVALGNKYESSKPLKGVRVAGCLHVTKETGVLVRTLKAAGADLSWCGCNPLSTQDDVAASLAKHEGVAVFASRGVNSKEYYDDIRSSIKSDPHVSIDDGADMTVEMHKDRPRSMKGGTEETTTGVIRLRALYKAGKLMFPVIAVNDAETKHDFDNVYGTGQSALDGIIRATNVLLAGKNVVVSGYGHVGRGIARRAAGLGANVTVTEIDPICALRAKMDGYDVRPMGEAAAQGDIFITATGCKDVIVHEHIMKMKDGAILANAGHFNVEISIPALEKNMSDSRKVNEHTMQYTISNGNRLYLLGEGRLVNLAAAEGHPSEVMDMSFANQFLSVLKLAREGDSMKPMVYQIDRMQDQEIAAAKLGSMGVNIDRLSSEQRSYLEGFGEGT from the coding sequence ATGACTGATTATCGCGTGAAGGATATCGGGCTTGCAAACGCGGGAAAATCTCGCATCGACTGGGCAGAGGCGCACATGCCTGTAATGGTTGCCCTGGGAAACAAATACGAGTCTTCAAAGCCGTTGAAGGGCGTCAGGGTCGCCGGCTGCCTGCATGTGACAAAGGAAACAGGGGTTTTGGTGAGGACTCTGAAGGCTGCCGGCGCGGATCTTTCCTGGTGCGGGTGCAATCCCTTGAGCACGCAGGACGACGTCGCGGCATCGCTTGCCAAGCATGAGGGAGTGGCAGTGTTTGCAAGCCGGGGCGTTAACTCGAAGGAATATTATGACGACATCCGCTCATCGATAAAGTCAGATCCCCATGTCAGCATAGACGATGGCGCCGACATGACAGTCGAAATGCACAAGGACAGGCCCCGCTCTATGAAAGGCGGCACCGAAGAGACCACTACCGGGGTAATCCGGCTTCGGGCGCTCTACAAGGCTGGCAAACTGATGTTTCCTGTCATTGCGGTAAATGACGCCGAGACCAAGCACGACTTTGACAATGTGTACGGAACCGGCCAGTCTGCACTTGATGGCATTATCAGGGCTACAAACGTCCTGCTTGCAGGCAAAAACGTCGTGGTTTCTGGATACGGCCACGTTGGAAGGGGTATCGCGCGACGAGCGGCAGGCCTTGGGGCAAATGTAACTGTCACCGAAATCGACCCAATCTGTGCACTTCGGGCAAAGATGGACGGGTACGATGTCAGGCCGATGGGCGAGGCGGCTGCTCAGGGCGACATCTTTATCACCGCCACCGGCTGCAAGGACGTCATTGTACATGAACACATTATGAAAATGAAGGACGGGGCCATCCTTGCGAACGCGGGCCACTTTAATGTCGAGATTTCGATACCTGCACTTGAAAAGAACATGAGCGATTCCAGGAAGGTGAACGAGCACACGATGCAATACACGATTTCTAACGGCAACAGGCTCTATCTTCTGGGCGAAGGCAGGCTCGTCAATCTTGCTGCAGCAGAGGGCCATCCGTCGGAGGTGATGGACATGAGCTTTGCAAACCAGTTCCTTTCTGTCCTAAAGCTCGCCAGAGAAGGCGACAGCATGAAGCCAATGGTATACCAGATCGACAGGATGCAGGACCAGGAAATAGCGGCGGCAAAACTTGGCTCGATGGGAGTCAATATAGACAGGCTTTCGAGCGAGCAACGGAGCTACCTCGAGGGTTTCGGCGAAGGCACGTAG
- a CDS encoding response regulator, with protein MKVLIVDDESDITLILTRGLEISGYSVTAFNRPADALKHGANAFDIAILDIRMPEMNGFQLARKLWQQNTNLRVCFLSAFEIYEAEARRTLPSLKSYCFLKKPITPAALAAHIQMHFASQ; from the coding sequence GTGAAAGTCCTAATAGTAGACGACGAATCAGACATCACCCTGATTTTAACGCGCGGCCTTGAAATCAGCGGCTACTCGGTAACCGCGTTTAACCGGCCTGCTGACGCACTAAAGCACGGCGCAAATGCGTTTGACATCGCGATACTGGACATCCGAATGCCTGAAATGAATGGCTTTCAGCTAGCCCGCAAATTATGGCAACAGAACACAAACTTGCGCGTATGCTTTTTGTCGGCTTTTGAAATTTATGAAGCGGAAGCGAGAAGGACACTGCCAAGCCTCAAGAGTTACTGCTTTTTGAAAAAGCCTATTACTCCAGCCGCGCTGGCAGCTCACATCCAGATGCACTTTGCGAGTCAATGA